One genomic window of Euleptes europaea isolate rEulEur1 chromosome 8, rEulEur1.hap1, whole genome shotgun sequence includes the following:
- the DSCC1 gene encoding sister chromatid cohesion protein DCC1 — protein MRSREEVDATLQVAKLDPAELLPAALCLSFAAQEDAADCCLLQLEPELCAELEAGRSLVIRGDKEEHAVLCSKDKTYDMKIADTSNMLLFIPTCETPEQLCADKPPSVVHTQIAGFSNNYWEVRRCRPKLKKLKKLLMENPFEGPDGEKEKMLTNPKYTTDDLLDQIQASEEEIMHQLGVLKACQVEGYWRILDFDYEMKLLNHVTQLIYSESWPFSKVPLSVCLQELGPLEPKEMIEHILRSYGRQTIDEGETFFEMDEEKLCRATAQMLLQNAVKFSLSEFQEVWQQSVPDGMTTRLDQLKGLALVDRSSRPETIFLLNVEDLSEDSQERFNSLFTIREKWTEADIAPYIQDLCSEKQTIGALLTKYARSSTQNGVKVYNSRRPIS, from the exons ATGCGGAGTCGGGAGGAGGTGGACGCCACGCTGCAAGTCGCGAAGCTGGACCCGGCGGAGCTGCTGCCGGCCGCGTTGTGCCTCAGCTTCGCCGCCCAGGAGGACGCGGCCGACTGCTGCCTCCTGCAGCTGGAGCCGGAGCTCTGCGCCGAGTTGGAGGCCGGGCGGAG CCTCGTGATCCGCGGAGATAAAGAGGAACATGCTGTGCTATGCAGCAAAGATAAGACGTATGACATGAAAATAGCAGATACCTCTAATATGCTGCTTTTCATACCTACCTGTGAAACTCCCGAGCAGCTCTGTGCGGACAAGCCTCCATCTGTCGTTCACACTCAG ATCGCAGGCTTCTCCAACAATTACTGGGAAGTAAGAAGATGTCGACCCAAGCTAAAGAAACTCAAGAAACTCTTAATGGAAAATCCTTTTGAAGGGCCAgatggggagaaagagaaaatgctGACTAACCCAAAG TACACAACAGACGATTTGCTAGATCAGATCCAAGCAAGTGAAGAAGAAATAATGCATCAGCTGGGGGTTCTAAAGGCTTGTCAAGTTGAAG GATATTGGAGGATTCTAGATTTCGATTATGAGATGAAACTGTTGAATCATGTGACCCAGCTGATCTATTCGGAGTCATGGCCATTCAGCAAGGTCCCTTTAAGTGTCTGTCTTCAAGAACTTGGACCCCTGGAGCCTAA GGAAATGATAGAACACATTCTCAGGAGTTACGGAAGACAAACCATTGATGAGG GTGAGACTTTCTTTGAAATGGATGAAGAGAAGCTTTGCAGGGCCACAGCGCAAATGCTCTTGCAAAATGCAGTCAAGTTCAGCCTCTCGGAGTTCCAAGAAGTATGGCAGCAAAGTGTCCCCGACGGAATGACGACTAGGCTAGACCAATTAAAG GGTTTGGCTCTTGTGGATCGATCCTCCAGACCGGAGACCATCTTCTTGTTAAATGTTGAAGACTTGTCAGAGGATAGCCAGGAAAGATTTAACAGCTTATTCACTATTCGGGAGAAGTGGACCGAAGCTGATATAGCTCCATATATACA GGACTTGTGTTCAGAGAAGCAAACGATAGGTGCGTTGCTGACCAAATATGCTCGCTCTTCAACACAGAACGGAGTTAAAGTGTATAATTCTAGAAGGCCCATTTCATGA